From one Musa acuminata AAA Group cultivar baxijiao chromosome BXJ2-6, Cavendish_Baxijiao_AAA, whole genome shotgun sequence genomic stretch:
- the LOC135615896 gene encoding cleavage stimulation factor subunit 50-like isoform X1 — protein sequence MEASLDQTLQEGKLVRQVNAFIVAYLRDNNLHQAAMAVASATMTPLATDAPANRLLELVTKGLAVERDEASRGVSAASAAGIPVLLGSMPVPTQAIDFSTMPETKGSSKTFPKHETRHVSEHKNFARCARFSPDGRFVATGSSDTSIKLFEVSKMKQAVLADSRDGPVRPVIRTFYDHSQPINDLDFHPQSTVLISGAKDNTIKFFDFSKTVARRAFRVIQDTHNVRSVSFHPSGEYLLAGTDHPIPHLYDINTFKCYLTANAQDLNAKAAINQVRYSSTGSMYVTASKDGSIRVWDGVTAQCVRPIVGAHGLMEATSASFTKDQRFILSCGKDSTIKLWEVGTGRLLKQYLGAVHTQFRCQAVFNGTEEFILSIDESSNEVVIWDALTAEKVAIWPSNHVAAPRWIEHSPTEAAFVTCGNDRSVRFWKEIP from the exons ATGGAAGCGAGCCTGGATCAGACGCTTCAGGAGGGTAAGCTCGTCCGTCAGGTCAACGCCTTCATCGTTGCCTATCTTCGTGACAACAATCTGCATCAG GCTGCAATGGCGGTTGCTTCAGCCACGATGACCCCGTTGGCCACAGACGCACCTGCAAACAGGCTTCTTGAACTGGTTACTAAG GGTCTTGCAGTTGAGAGGGACGAGGCTTCAAGGGGAGTTTCAGCTGCGTCTGCTGCAGGGATACCGGTTttacttggctcgatgcctgttcCAACCCAAGCCATAGATTTCAG TACCATGCCTGAGACAAAAGGTTCATCCAAGACTTTCCCAAAGCATGAGACAAGACATGTTTCGGAGCATAAG aattttgctagatgtgcaaggttTAGTCCTGATGGGCGATTTGTTGCAACTGGAAGTTCAGACACATCTATTAAGCTATTTGAG GTTTCGAAAATGAAGCAAGCGGTGCTTGCAGATTCCAGGGATGGTCCAGTGAGGCCTGTTATTCGGACATTCTATGATCATTCACAG CCAATTAATGATCTAGATTTCCATCCACAAAGTACAGTATTAATATCAGGGGCAAAGGACAACACAATAAA GTTTTTTGATTTCTCCAAAACAGTTGCAAGGAGAGCCTTTAGAGTTATCCAG GACACTCACAATGTGAGATCTGTTTCTTTTCATCCTTCTGGGGAATATCTATTGGCAG GGACTGATCATCCAATTCCTCATTTGTATGATATCAATACTTTCAAGTGTTACTTAACAGCAAATGCTCAGGACCTAAATGCTAAAGCTGCTATCAACCAG GTCCGATACTCGTCAACTGGCAGTATGTATGTGACAGCATCAAAAGATGGTTCTATTCGTGTATGGGATGGGGTTACTGCACAATGTGTCCGACCCATAGTTGGTGCACATGGGTTAATGGAGGCTACAAGTGCAAGTTTTACAAAAGATCAAAG GTTCATTCTCTCTTGTGGAAAGGACTCTACCATTAAATTGTGGGAAGTAGGCACTGGAAGACTACTCAAGCAATACCTGGGAGCGGTGCACACGCAGTTTCGTTGTCAG GCTGTCTTCAATGGCACTGAAGAGTTCATTCTATCCATTGATGAATCAAGTAATGAG GTGGTTATTTGGGATGCGCTCACTGCTGAGAAGGTTGCGATCTGGCCATCTAATCATGTAGCTGCCCCCCGGTGGATCGAGCACTCTCCGACAGAGGCAGCCTTTGTTACCTGCGGTAATGACAGGTCTGTCAGGTTCTGGAAGGAAATCCCTTGA
- the LOC135615896 gene encoding cleavage stimulation factor subunit 50-like isoform X2 produces the protein MPVPTQAIDFSTMPETKGSSKTFPKHETRHVSEHKNFARCARFSPDGRFVATGSSDTSIKLFEVSKMKQAVLADSRDGPVRPVIRTFYDHSQPINDLDFHPQSTVLISGAKDNTIKFFDFSKTVARRAFRVIQDTHNVRSVSFHPSGEYLLAGTDHPIPHLYDINTFKCYLTANAQDLNAKAAINQVRYSSTGSMYVTASKDGSIRVWDGVTAQCVRPIVGAHGLMEATSASFTKDQRFILSCGKDSTIKLWEVGTGRLLKQYLGAVHTQFRCQAVFNGTEEFILSIDESSNEVVIWDALTAEKVAIWPSNHVAAPRWIEHSPTEAAFVTCGNDRSVRFWKEIP, from the exons atgcctgttcCAACCCAAGCCATAGATTTCAG TACCATGCCTGAGACAAAAGGTTCATCCAAGACTTTCCCAAAGCATGAGACAAGACATGTTTCGGAGCATAAG aattttgctagatgtgcaaggttTAGTCCTGATGGGCGATTTGTTGCAACTGGAAGTTCAGACACATCTATTAAGCTATTTGAG GTTTCGAAAATGAAGCAAGCGGTGCTTGCAGATTCCAGGGATGGTCCAGTGAGGCCTGTTATTCGGACATTCTATGATCATTCACAG CCAATTAATGATCTAGATTTCCATCCACAAAGTACAGTATTAATATCAGGGGCAAAGGACAACACAATAAA GTTTTTTGATTTCTCCAAAACAGTTGCAAGGAGAGCCTTTAGAGTTATCCAG GACACTCACAATGTGAGATCTGTTTCTTTTCATCCTTCTGGGGAATATCTATTGGCAG GGACTGATCATCCAATTCCTCATTTGTATGATATCAATACTTTCAAGTGTTACTTAACAGCAAATGCTCAGGACCTAAATGCTAAAGCTGCTATCAACCAG GTCCGATACTCGTCAACTGGCAGTATGTATGTGACAGCATCAAAAGATGGTTCTATTCGTGTATGGGATGGGGTTACTGCACAATGTGTCCGACCCATAGTTGGTGCACATGGGTTAATGGAGGCTACAAGTGCAAGTTTTACAAAAGATCAAAG GTTCATTCTCTCTTGTGGAAAGGACTCTACCATTAAATTGTGGGAAGTAGGCACTGGAAGACTACTCAAGCAATACCTGGGAGCGGTGCACACGCAGTTTCGTTGTCAG GCTGTCTTCAATGGCACTGAAGAGTTCATTCTATCCATTGATGAATCAAGTAATGAG GTGGTTATTTGGGATGCGCTCACTGCTGAGAAGGTTGCGATCTGGCCATCTAATCATGTAGCTGCCCCCCGGTGGATCGAGCACTCTCCGACAGAGGCAGCCTTTGTTACCTGCGGTAATGACAGGTCTGTCAGGTTCTGGAAGGAAATCCCTTGA
- the LOC135615899 gene encoding DEK domain-containing chromatin-associated protein 2-like, translating into MAEQNPSSDVEGTTMPNGSGLSPEGKTSVVVDSEKKECAGKNKEVEETTMMNGSGPPTEDKSVVPNSGKNGNEGESNEEEKHVEETMDSDEKKQGEENGIAKEVDIKTADVNTIKAEDVKMVDAEAENAMEFENLKMVDGEDFKDEKEVDGREEEGGEKEAKEEEGGGEDEEEEGGEEETKEDEEGKEDGDEEGGEQEAKEEKVGKEGEEGEGEEGSKEEENNMEEGDTGSTEKKIDEDKEEEKLNKKRSRGQKADKKGEGKEGVTKARNSLSSPVTSSIERPVRERKTVERLVEVIEKEPSREFQVEKGRGTPLKDIPNVAYKLARKKPADIKLIHQTLFGRRGKAVNFKSHILQFSGFVWHESDEKQRAKMKEKLDKYVKDTLLDLCDLFDLPVSKANTRKEDLVAKLLDFLVAPHPIDEDVLSDDKQSMKSRKRKRVAKGSGSKSTEDTHSKQSRKKRTRREGTPSAEETDSEDDDVDDIKNGPYTGKIGKHSENECKVSESEEASDEDGRDEEDSGEDKQDKKKTPKQGSVGKEKKVGSSSRKVPTPATTKSPTKSSSSKHSKAENDDVGAKVFSRKRRTVSSPQRKSTPRSEKKEKDTGKKVAKGKAKSEAEHPSKEELRKKICEILKEVDFNTATFTDILKQLAGHYKLDLTPRKASIKLLIQEELTKLAEAEEDEDDEDEEDAEKEENPEPTGKKVEA; encoded by the exons ATGGCAGAACAGAACCCATCATCTGATGTGGAGGGAACCACAATGCCAAATGGATCTGGTTTGTCACCTGAAGGTAAGACTAGTGTTGTGGTTGATTCTGAAAAGAAGGAATGTGCAGGTAAAAACAAAGAAGTGGAAGAAACCACAATGATGAATGGGTCTGGTCCCCCAACTGAAGATAAGAGTGTTGTGCCCAATTCTGGCAAGAATGGAAATGAAGGTGAAAGCAATGAAGAAGAGAAGCATGTTGAAGAAACGATGGATTCCGATGAAAAGAAGCAGGGTGAAGAAAATGGCATAGCAAAAGAAGTAGACATCAAAACTGCAGATGTGAATACTATTAAAGCTGAAGATGTGAAAATGGTTGACGCAGAAGCTGAGAATGCAATGGAGTTTGAGAATCTAAAGATGGTTGATGGAGAGGATTTCAAAGATGAGAAAGAAGTAGATGGCagggaagaggagggaggggaaaaagaagcaaaagaggaggaaggaggaggagaagatgaggaagaggagggaggggaagaagaaacaaaagaggatgaagaaggaaaagaagatggGGACGAGGAGGGAGGGGaacaagaagcaaaagaagagaaagtgggaaaagaaggagaagagggggaaggggaggaaggatcAAAGGAGGAAGAAAATAACATGGAGGAAGGAGACACTGGAAGTACTGAAAAGAAGATTGATGAGGACAAGGAAGaggaaaagttgaataaaaaaagaTCAAGGGGGCAAAAGGCTGATAAAAAAGGAGAAGGAAAGGAGGGTGTGACAAAGGCCAGAAATTCATTGAGTAGTCCAGTGACTTCATCTATTGAACGCCCTGTCCGTGAGAGAAAAACAGTAGAGAGGTTGGTAGAAGTTATTGAAAAAGAGCCATCAAGAGAGTTTCAAGTTGAAAAG GGGCGTGGCACTCCATTGAAGGACATACCTAATG TGGCCTACAAACTAGCAAGGAAGAAACCTGCCGATATAAAATTGATTCATCAGACTCTTTTTGGAAGGAGAGGAAAG GCTGTGAATTTCAAAAGTCATATTCTCCAGTTTTCTGGGTTTGTGTGGCATGAAAGTGAT GAAAAACAGAGAGCTAAAATGAAGGAGAAACTTGACAAGTATGTAAAGGATACTCTGCTGGACCTGTGTGACTTGTTTGATTTACCTGTTTCCAAGGCCAACACCAGAAAG GAAGACCTTGTGGCAAAGctgctggacttcttggttgcccCTCATCCTATAGATGAAGACGTACTTTCTGATGACAAG CAATCAATGAAATCTAGAAAGCGGAAGAGGGTGGCCAAAGGAAGTGGATCAAAGAGTACGGAAGATACACACAGCAAGCAATCTAGGAAG AAACGGACCAGGCGTGAGGGCACACCGAGTGCAGAAGAAACGGATAGTGAAGATGATGATGTGGATGACATTAAGAATGGTCCTTATACTGGCAAAATAGGCAAGCATTCTGAGAATGAATGTAAGGTAAGTGAGTCTGAAGAAGCATCTGACGAAGATGGACGTGATGAAGAGGACTCGGGCGAGGACAAGCAGGATAAGAAGAAGACCCCCAAACAAGGTTCTGTTGGTAAGGAAAAGAAGGTGGGGAGCAGCTCCAGGAAGGTTCCAACTCCAGCAACTACGAAGAGTCCTACTAAATCATCATCTTCAAAACACTCAAAAGCTGAGAATGATGATGTAGGTGCAAAGGTTTTCTCCAGGAAGAGGAGAACTGTCAGTTCACCTCAGAGGAAATCAACTCCTAggtcagaaaaaaaagaaaaggatactG GCAAAAAGGTTGCTAAAGGTAAAGCAAAATCAGAGGCAGAGCATCCAAGCAAAGAGGAACTGAGAAAGAAAATatgtgaaattttgaaggaagttGACTTTAACACG GCAACTTTTACCGACATTTTGAAGCAGCTAG CCGGCCACTACAAACTGGATCTGACACCAAGAAAAGCCTCCATAAAGCTCCTGATCCAAGAAGAGCTGACTAAACTAGCAGAGGCTGAAGAAGACGAGGACGACGAAGATGAAGAGGATGCCGAAAAGGAAGAAAATCCAGAACCTACAGGCAAAAAGGTGGAAGCTTGA
- the LOC135615898 gene encoding UDP-arabinopyranose mutase 1-like, which yields MAGKESSSVPSTPLLKDELDIVIPTIRNLDFLEMWRPFFQPYHLIIVQDGDPSKEIKVPEGFDYELYNRNDINRILGPKANCISFKDSACRCFGYMVSKKKYIYTIDDDCFVAKDPSDKEINALEQHIKNLLSPSTPYFFNTLYDPYRVGADFVRGYPFSLREGAPTAVSHGLWLNIPDYDAPTQLVKPRERNSRYVDAVLTIPKGTLFPMCGMNLAFDRDLIGPAMYFGLMGDGQPIGRYDDMWAGWCTKVICDHLGLGVKTGLPYIWHSKASNPFVNLKKEYKGIFWQEELIPFFQSVALPKDCTSVQKCYIELSKQVREKLGKIDPYFTKLADAMVTWIEAWDELNPSGAAAGVANGTAK from the exons ATGGCGGGGAAGGAATCGTCGTCGGTCCCGAGCACGCCTCTGCTGAAGGATGAACTCGACATCGTGATCCCGACGATACGTAACCTGGATTTCTTGGAGATGTGGCGGCCGTTCTTCCAGCCGTACCACCTCATCATCGTGCAGGACGGGGACCCGAGCAAGGAGATTAAGGTGCCGGAGGGGTTCGACTACGAGCTCTACAACCGCAACGACATCAACCGCATCTTGGGGCCCAAGGCTAACTGCATCTCCTTCAAGGACTCCGCCTGCCGCTGCTTCGGCTACATGGTGTCCAAGAAGAAGTACATCTACACCATCGACGACGACTGCTTC GTTGCTAAGGATCCCTCTGATAAAGAGATCAATGCACTTGAACAGCACATCAAGAATCTGCTATCCCCATCCACTCCATACTTCTTCAACACCTTGTATGATCCCTACCGAGTAGGTGCAGACTTTGTTCGTGGGTATCCTTTCAGCCTCCGAGAAGGTGCTCCGACAGCTGTTTCTCATGGCCTTTGGCTTAACATTCCTGACTACGATGCTCCCACACAGCTTGTCAAGCCTCGCGAGAGGAACTCCAG GTATGTCGATGCAGTTCTTACAATCCCCAAGGGAACATTGTTTCCAATGTGCGGAATGAATCTGGCCTTCGACCGTGACCTCATCGGCCCTGCAATGTACTTTGGACTGATGGGTGATGGCCAGCCTATTGGGCGCTACGACGATATGTGGGCCGGATGGTGCACCAAG GTGATCTGTGATCACTTGGGACTGGGAGTCAAGACTGGCTTGCCCTACATCTGGCACAGCAAGGCCAGCAACCCATTTGTCAACCTGAAGAAAGAGTACAAGGGGATCTTCTGGCAAGAGGAGCTGATCCCCTTCTTCCAATCTGTTGCCCTGCCCAAGGATTGCACCAGTGTGCAGAAGTGCTACATTGAGCTGTCCAAGCAGGTAAGAGAAAAGCTTGGGAAGATCGACCCCTACTTCACCAAGCTTGCAGATGCAATGGTTACATGGATTGAGGCTTGGGATGAGCTCAACCCATCGGGAGCTGCTGCCGGAGTGGCCAACGGCACGGCCAAGTGA